One segment of Anatilimnocola aggregata DNA contains the following:
- the recG gene encoding ATP-dependent DNA helicase RecG, whose product MTRAHTASEWSHFEEAEKKRIVTRSGTQWSRCQGKNQGNGCKNQRRFLAPRHATGKLICLVKNERRPFGKTRSAAIMPPMNSVPPTTEPLLTPAQFLKGVGPVKAELLAKLELYYARDLLFNFPRTYQDMSELRTIDQLEEGKLASVTGVIEEVDLRNTGTGRSLLGLLVKQGASYLRGLWFNQPYLRSKFQVGRRILLSGEPKMQGVRWEMVHPKFEFLADDDDVPAGRILPVYSLTEGLNQTQMRRIMQSIVESHAQLVDDVFPDDFLDAHNLWPIRAALPQIHQPRDQDSLEQARRRFIYQELFVLQLALAIRKWKLTHHRRAPPLPTSARIDARITRLFPFELTSEQRTAIDQIAADMGREVPMNRLLQGDVGSGKTVVAMYAMLLAVAHGKQAALMAPTEVLARQHVQTLSTALKASQVRIGLLVGSLTAAERKQTLDALAAGELDILVGTHAVTHALNQSVPVATSDGLSEALAGGRFAKLGLVVIDEQHKFGVNQRAALKRAGIDPHYLVMTATPIPRTVTMTLFGDLDVSTLRSPPPGRQKTHTYLAEDGQRARWWNFFKQKLTEGRQGFVIVPLVEETEAVEAASVQQTLDVLQRGELLGYRLASLHGRMTPIEKESAMESFRRGRTQVLVSTSVVEVGVDVPNATLMTIEGGERFGLAQLHQLRGRISRGSHAGYLCVFANPSTDDAQRRLDAFTKSTDGFELAELDFQLRGPGDLFGTRQHGLPPLRIADLARDVIIVEEARSDAQTLIAADPDLTNPTYAKLKRMVLVRYGEALELGDVG is encoded by the coding sequence CTGACACGGGCCCATACAGCCTCCGAGTGGAGTCATTTCGAAGAGGCAGAAAAAAAGCGAATCGTCACCCGCTCCGGAACCCAATGGAGTCGCTGCCAAGGAAAAAATCAAGGTAATGGCTGCAAAAATCAACGACGTTTCTTGGCTCCGCGCCACGCCACTGGCAAGTTGATCTGCTTGGTGAAGAACGAACGGCGTCCGTTCGGCAAAACACGAAGCGCGGCTATAATGCCCCCCATGAACAGCGTCCCGCCAACCACCGAGCCCTTGCTGACGCCAGCGCAATTTCTGAAAGGGGTCGGTCCCGTCAAAGCTGAGTTGCTGGCCAAGCTCGAGCTCTACTATGCCCGCGATCTGCTGTTCAACTTTCCTCGCACCTATCAGGACATGAGCGAACTGCGGACCATCGACCAGCTGGAAGAGGGCAAGCTGGCCAGCGTCACCGGAGTGATCGAAGAAGTCGACCTGCGCAACACCGGCACCGGCCGTTCGCTGTTGGGGCTTTTGGTCAAACAAGGAGCCAGCTATCTGCGCGGGCTCTGGTTCAATCAGCCTTATCTGCGTTCGAAGTTTCAGGTGGGGAGGCGGATCCTCCTTTCTGGTGAACCAAAGATGCAGGGCGTCCGCTGGGAAATGGTCCATCCCAAATTCGAGTTTTTGGCCGATGACGACGACGTACCCGCTGGGCGAATTTTGCCCGTCTATTCGCTGACCGAAGGGCTGAATCAAACGCAGATGCGGCGGATCATGCAATCGATTGTCGAGTCGCATGCTCAACTGGTCGACGACGTCTTTCCCGATGACTTTCTGGATGCTCACAACCTGTGGCCCATTCGTGCGGCCCTGCCACAGATTCATCAGCCCCGCGATCAAGACAGTCTGGAGCAAGCCCGCCGCCGGTTCATCTATCAAGAACTCTTCGTCCTGCAGCTGGCCCTCGCCATTCGCAAATGGAAACTGACGCACCACCGCCGCGCGCCGCCGTTGCCCACTTCGGCCCGCATCGATGCCCGCATTACGCGACTCTTTCCCTTCGAGCTGACCAGCGAACAGCGGACGGCCATCGATCAAATCGCTGCTGACATGGGTCGCGAAGTGCCGATGAATCGCCTGCTGCAAGGTGACGTTGGCAGCGGCAAGACGGTGGTCGCCATGTATGCCATGCTGCTGGCCGTCGCCCACGGCAAGCAAGCGGCGCTAATGGCACCAACCGAAGTTCTCGCTCGGCAGCACGTGCAGACGTTGTCGACGGCGCTCAAGGCAAGCCAGGTGCGCATTGGCTTGCTTGTCGGTTCACTCACTGCAGCCGAGCGCAAGCAAACGCTCGATGCCCTGGCTGCTGGCGAGCTCGATATTCTCGTCGGCACGCATGCCGTGACGCACGCGCTGAATCAATCAGTTCCTGTGGCAACCTCCGACGGCTTGAGCGAAGCACTGGCCGGCGGGCGCTTTGCGAAACTAGGATTGGTGGTGATCGACGAGCAGCATAAGTTCGGTGTCAATCAGCGGGCGGCGCTCAAGCGGGCCGGCATCGATCCGCATTACCTGGTGATGACCGCCACGCCGATTCCCCGCACAGTCACCATGACCCTCTTCGGCGATCTCGACGTCTCGACCCTTCGCTCGCCGCCACCGGGCCGGCAGAAAACCCACACCTATCTGGCCGAAGATGGCCAACGCGCCCGCTGGTGGAACTTCTTCAAACAAAAACTGACCGAGGGGCGCCAAGGTTTCGTCATTGTGCCGCTGGTCGAAGAGACCGAAGCCGTCGAAGCCGCCAGCGTGCAGCAAACGCTCGATGTCTTGCAGCGGGGCGAACTTCTTGGCTATCGCCTCGCGTCGTTGCACGGCCGGATGACCCCCATCGAAAAAGAATCGGCCATGGAGAGTTTTCGCCGCGGCCGCACGCAGGTGCTGGTGAGTACCAGCGTGGTTGAGGTCGGCGTCGATGTTCCCAATGCCACGCTCATGACCATTGAAGGGGGCGAGCGCTTTGGGCTGGCGCAGTTGCATCAGCTGCGGGGACGGATCAGCCGCGGTAGTCACGCGGGCTATCTGTGCGTCTTCGCCAATCCGTCGACCGACGATGCTCAGCGCCGGCTCGATGCCTTCACCAAATCGACCGATGGCTTTGAACTGGCCGAGCTCGACTTTCAGCTCCGCGGCCCGGGCGATTTGTTCGGCACGCGGCAGCACGGTCTGCCGCCGCTCCGCATCGCCGACCTGGCCCGCGATGTAATCATCGTCGAAGAAGCCCGCAGCGATGCGCAAACGCTCATCGCCGCCGATCCCGACCTGACGAATCCCACCTATGCCAAACTCAAACGGATGGTCCTCGTCCGCTATGGCGAAGCGCTCGAACTGGGCGACGTAGGCTAG
- a CDS encoding transposase translates to MTVVRSQTDPLAFFFTWATYGTWLPGDQRGWVEFRHGFQLPDPWRELESMAKMTEGSCRLSPPEREQVHDQLRETCHFKQWQLHAVNCRSNHLHAVISASAAPRLMRTQIKAWLTRRLKSFCATNRRESREHWWAERGSIRWLFEDDHLEAAILYVRDGQDRPRPK, encoded by the coding sequence ATGACCGTTGTTCGTTCTCAAACCGATCCGCTGGCCTTCTTCTTCACCTGGGCCACGTACGGCACTTGGCTCCCCGGCGATCAGCGGGGCTGGGTTGAGTTTCGTCATGGATTTCAGCTTCCAGATCCTTGGCGGGAACTGGAGAGCATGGCGAAGATGACAGAGGGCTCCTGTCGTCTCTCACCCCCCGAGCGCGAACAAGTTCACGATCAACTGCGCGAAACTTGCCATTTCAAACAGTGGCAATTGCACGCCGTAAATTGCCGCAGCAATCACCTGCATGCCGTGATCTCCGCGAGCGCTGCTCCGCGCTTGATGCGAACGCAAATTAAAGCCTGGCTCACACGACGGCTGAAGAGTTTTTGCGCGACCAATCGCCGAGAATCGCGCGAACACTGGTGGGCCGAGCGCGGCAGCATTCGTTGGTTGTTCGAGGATGACCATCTGGAAGCTGCAATCTTGTATGTCCGCGATGGTCAAGATCGCCCACGTCCAAAATGA
- a CDS encoding tyrosine-type recombinase/integrase has protein sequence MPKKRKVPKVRLAKPAGRPWQIRYTPVGENREVRISTQTEDKNQAIEQQKEIEAKLLLGVDPKPRKIRDAGPLMPWSQFRDQYSRLKVATMRSSHSRSSAEYRLDVCESIISPATLGQMSEDATLARLQAELLAGSGGNRKVKKARSPHTVRSYLATLIAALNWTHRPMKWLPEPVEFELLEVDEPDKGRPLCAEEFERMLAAVPKAIETEDATAVASWQRLLRGLWESGLRLSEAMSLHWTADGAILPHWRRSGLLLLHIPAKMQKNRKAQDVPTTPAFAAIIAQTSEADRSGWIFDPISRKKGTGRMTTEQVGRTISLIGEKANVAVNADGKSASAHDLRRSFGQRMADAGLPPRDLQAIMRHASFTTTEQYYLRDRAHDQGERIAKYLGTVAKAEEPAKAPKKARKSRTCK, from the coding sequence ATGCCCAAGAAACGAAAGGTTCCAAAGGTCCGCCTGGCCAAGCCAGCAGGCAGACCCTGGCAGATTCGCTACACCCCCGTCGGTGAAAATCGCGAGGTACGAATCTCGACTCAAACCGAGGATAAAAACCAAGCGATTGAGCAGCAAAAAGAGATTGAAGCTAAGCTGCTGCTCGGAGTTGACCCCAAGCCCCGAAAGATCCGCGACGCCGGGCCATTGATGCCATGGTCACAATTTCGCGATCAATATTCTCGGCTGAAAGTTGCAACAATGCGCAGCAGCCATTCGCGTAGCTCTGCCGAGTATCGCCTGGACGTGTGCGAATCTATCATTTCCCCGGCAACCCTTGGCCAGATGTCAGAAGATGCAACGCTCGCTCGGCTGCAAGCAGAATTACTTGCGGGGTCCGGCGGAAATCGAAAGGTCAAGAAGGCACGCTCGCCGCATACGGTCCGGTCCTACCTCGCCACGTTGATCGCGGCTTTGAACTGGACACATCGCCCCATGAAGTGGTTGCCGGAGCCCGTCGAATTCGAACTCCTCGAGGTAGACGAACCCGATAAGGGGCGACCGCTTTGCGCCGAAGAATTCGAGCGGATGCTGGCGGCCGTTCCCAAGGCGATCGAAACCGAAGATGCCACGGCGGTCGCTTCCTGGCAGCGCTTGCTGCGGGGGCTATGGGAAAGCGGCCTGCGGCTCTCGGAGGCGATGTCGTTGCACTGGACGGCCGACGGGGCAATCCTACCGCACTGGCGCCGTAGCGGCCTCCTGCTGCTTCACATCCCGGCCAAGATGCAGAAGAACCGGAAGGCTCAAGACGTCCCGACAACGCCAGCATTTGCCGCGATCATCGCCCAAACTTCTGAGGCCGATCGGTCTGGCTGGATATTCGACCCGATCTCTCGGAAGAAGGGGACGGGGCGAATGACGACAGAGCAGGTCGGGAGAACGATTAGCCTCATCGGTGAAAAGGCGAATGTCGCGGTCAACGCCGACGGCAAATCGGCATCCGCGCACGATCTCCGCCGCAGTTTCGGCCAACGTATGGCGGACGCTGGATTACCGCCGCGCGACCTGCAAGCCATCATGCGGCATGCGTCGTTTACGACAACGGAGCAGTACTATCTCCGCGATCGAGCGCACGACCAGGGCGAGAGAATCGCGAAGTACCTGGGTACAGTCGCAAAGGCTGAGGAGCCAGCAAAGGCCCCGAAGAAAGCACGTAAGTCTAGAACCTGCAAGTAG
- a CDS encoding helix-turn-helix domain-containing protein, with translation MSLEDQLRTAIKDSGQPGLAIAKATGVSQPAISRFLSGEDIRFSAASKLAEYFGLELRPVDQKAKKPAPKR, from the coding sequence ATGTCGCTTGAAGATCAGTTGCGAACGGCGATCAAAGACTCGGGCCAGCCAGGACTTGCGATTGCTAAAGCGACCGGAGTTTCTCAGCCAGCAATTTCCCGATTTCTCTCGGGCGAGGACATTCGCTTTTCGGCAGCGTCGAAGCTCGCCGAGTACTTCGGCCTGGAACTGCGGCCGGTCGACCAGAAGGCAAAGAAGCCAGCACCCAAGAGGTAA
- a CDS encoding M50 family metallopeptidase, whose protein sequence is MSTSKDRYATAIHEAGHAVVGLVTGARVASLVVDGRGEITHGYARMRYRRNGAGEKSTALVTLAGYAAEWLYQSGGDVKHVRAALLHGEQLGTAEDFVAHRRLVELAGRKQRGPVRYSREHITEGAIGRTIRLVQRNWFAINEIADHLARLGKLSGETVEVLYELANVNPLEV, encoded by the coding sequence ATGAGCACTTCAAAAGATCGATATGCAACGGCAATCCATGAAGCAGGTCACGCAGTCGTGGGCCTGGTTACCGGCGCGCGGGTGGCTTCTCTCGTTGTCGATGGCCGCGGCGAAATTACTCACGGCTATGCCCGAATGCGATACCGCCGAAATGGGGCGGGCGAGAAATCAACAGCCCTGGTCACACTGGCCGGCTATGCCGCGGAATGGCTGTATCAAAGCGGTGGCGATGTGAAGCACGTGCGCGCAGCACTCCTGCACGGCGAGCAGCTCGGAACGGCTGAAGATTTCGTTGCCCATCGTCGTCTTGTGGAATTGGCAGGCCGAAAGCAACGCGGGCCCGTTCGGTATTCGCGCGAGCACATTACCGAAGGCGCGATCGGGCGAACGATTCGCCTCGTGCAACGCAACTGGTTCGCGATCAACGAGATTGCCGATCACCTGGCTCGACTCGGGAAGCTATCGGGCGAGACGGTTGAAGTGTTGTACGAACTGGCAAACGTCAATCCGCTGGAGGTGTGA
- a CDS encoding basic helix-loop-helix domain-containing protein, with translation MAVQFSTTQFNAHLDQRMGHGTGTPNSAAVTAIKACFSSLRLAVVAGDGSDQVKEVILSQAADHLYHLGEQYSSNYRA, from the coding sequence ATGGCCGTTCAATTTTCCACCACGCAGTTCAATGCCCACCTCGATCAGCGGATGGGCCACGGTACCGGAACGCCAAACTCGGCCGCCGTGACCGCGATCAAGGCGTGTTTTTCGTCCCTTCGTTTGGCAGTTGTCGCCGGCGATGGTAGCGATCAAGTGAAGGAGGTGATTCTTAGCCAAGCGGCTGACCACCTCTACCACCTTGGCGAGCAGTACAGCAGCAACTACCGAGCGTAA
- a CDS encoding tyrosine-type recombinase/integrase → MATGYRIVEFKKRPYAVRWFDPTTGTERQQSLGTKDRHEAERLAGEFVSRLVQGRPAEDLTWSNFRLRFEEERMPVMSEGTRETYGVTFKFFERAVGAIRLQLINAAVLSQFQAWLRKRDLKEITILKHMRQLRAALQWAYDLELIVRMPSVPKGVRGSVPKTMKGRPLSPIEFEQFLEAIQHVVGVEQGAAWSFFSRGLWWQGLRVGEALNLSWDRHDRHRIDLTTQAHPVIWIRGQLEKGKRDRMHPVAPEFAELLRQVPEEERCGQVFRLPGVARSTVSHVGAAIGRRAGLLVRKDALTGKEKYASFHDLRRSCALRWAAHLSPQDLMEFMRHSSMQVTMDYYVGQRAMEVASRMNSYTNQESQLPSN, encoded by the coding sequence ATGGCAACGGGTTATCGAATCGTTGAGTTCAAAAAGAGACCGTACGCGGTTCGTTGGTTTGATCCAACAACGGGTACTGAGCGGCAACAATCACTGGGGACGAAAGACCGCCACGAAGCGGAACGCCTGGCAGGCGAATTCGTGTCCCGCCTAGTGCAAGGCCGGCCGGCCGAAGATCTCACTTGGTCGAATTTCCGTCTGCGTTTTGAAGAGGAACGCATGCCGGTGATGTCGGAAGGCACTCGCGAAACGTACGGCGTGACGTTCAAGTTCTTCGAAAGGGCGGTCGGGGCGATCAGGTTGCAACTGATCAACGCGGCGGTGCTGAGTCAGTTTCAAGCGTGGCTGCGGAAGCGAGATTTGAAGGAAATCACGATTCTGAAACACATGCGACAACTGCGAGCTGCGTTGCAGTGGGCCTACGATTTGGAGTTGATCGTCCGCATGCCCTCGGTGCCGAAGGGTGTGCGGGGTAGCGTTCCCAAGACGATGAAGGGACGACCGCTCTCCCCGATAGAGTTCGAGCAGTTCTTAGAGGCGATTCAGCACGTTGTTGGAGTGGAACAGGGGGCGGCCTGGTCTTTCTTCTCGCGTGGGCTGTGGTGGCAAGGTCTGCGAGTCGGCGAAGCTCTCAATTTGTCCTGGGATCGGCACGACCGGCATCGGATCGACCTGACAACTCAAGCTCATCCTGTCATTTGGATTCGTGGCCAACTGGAGAAGGGCAAACGCGACCGGATGCATCCAGTCGCACCGGAATTTGCGGAGCTGCTTCGCCAGGTTCCCGAGGAAGAGCGGTGCGGCCAGGTGTTCCGATTGCCTGGTGTCGCCAGGTCAACGGTTTCGCATGTGGGAGCGGCGATCGGTCGGCGAGCTGGGCTGCTGGTGCGAAAAGATGCTCTGACGGGCAAAGAAAAGTACGCGAGCTTTCACGATCTGCGGCGGTCGTGCGCTCTACGTTGGGCCGCGCATCTGAGCCCCCAAGACCTGATGGAGTTCATGCGACACTCGTCCATGCAAGTGACAATGGATTACTACGTGGGCCAACGGGCAATGGAAGTTGCGTCTCGAATGAATTCGTACACTAATCAAGAATCTCAGTTGCCCAGCAATTAG
- a CDS encoding rolling circle replication-associated protein — translation MMVTLTVDPKLFGSPVEAYRYVREKRAIAELVRALKKAGHLRSNRYFYVVEFHKNGWAHFHLLLEAEFIPFKVLCQLWGRNRPKSAPAWGHKYEESLAGVEPEFGTCRISVGKFSGGAHHAACYATKYMVKYPEHGFPQWTFDEMNAGRRIRLYQTSHGLLPGKPSSKNKCANAEEESGVAEHSADCFCDACRAGEHHPTKKEQRTIEDRLADCGTRAAVLEVTEVKDETGKVVRSSRRFWRMLEITFAQACVVLDFQEVGKRWVQLKEGDWFRLVATRGHTPSVIGGGINAADVARFAEFDQWNASGGVI, via the coding sequence ATGATGGTCACTCTCACCGTTGATCCGAAGCTATTCGGCTCGCCTGTGGAAGCGTACCGCTACGTGCGTGAGAAGCGGGCGATTGCCGAGCTCGTGCGAGCACTGAAGAAAGCCGGCCACTTGAGAAGCAATCGATACTTTTACGTGGTCGAGTTCCACAAAAACGGTTGGGCACATTTTCACTTGCTGCTAGAAGCTGAGTTCATCCCGTTTAAAGTGCTCTGCCAACTGTGGGGCCGGAATCGTCCGAAGTCAGCTCCTGCATGGGGGCACAAGTATGAAGAGTCGTTAGCAGGAGTGGAGCCGGAGTTCGGTACGTGCCGAATCTCGGTTGGCAAGTTTAGTGGAGGGGCTCACCATGCCGCGTGCTATGCCACGAAGTACATGGTGAAGTACCCCGAACATGGGTTTCCGCAATGGACCTTCGACGAAATGAACGCAGGGCGTCGAATCCGGCTTTACCAAACTAGCCACGGCCTGCTGCCTGGGAAGCCGTCGAGCAAAAACAAATGTGCGAACGCTGAGGAAGAGTCCGGCGTGGCAGAACATTCTGCGGACTGCTTCTGCGATGCATGTCGAGCAGGGGAACATCATCCGACCAAAAAAGAGCAGCGAACTATCGAGGATCGTCTTGCGGACTGCGGCACGCGTGCGGCAGTGCTCGAAGTCACGGAAGTTAAGGATGAGACCGGCAAGGTTGTCAGGTCGAGTCGTCGCTTTTGGCGGATGCTGGAAATCACCTTTGCCCAAGCGTGCGTCGTTCTCGATTTTCAGGAGGTCGGCAAACGCTGGGTGCAATTGAAGGAAGGCGATTGGTTTCGGCTTGTCGCCACTCGTGGGCATACTCCGTCGGTAATCGGCGGCGGAATCAATGCGGCGGACGTGGCGAGGTTTGCGGAGTTCGACCAATGGAATGCGTCGGGCGGGGTGATATAG
- a CDS encoding transposase codes for MSHQDPSRSQQGRSQVVVAEFQADQLKQSLERLLGEGDWGAIRFRDDCTWGPRQLAATALLWAWSDELTLGDRFFAARRLAQFLFAPQQEFASSVQAFMKLLLRWTVLLVGVLQVTFRRQMQRALPTLWRVHGLVLFGIDGSRVDVPRSKSHEAAHAPVRDGKGRKLKRNRRQKPRTAIHSRKASVPQMWLTLLFHVGTGLPWSWRIGPTGSSEREHWLAMLDELPSNALITADAGFVGYDCLRAVVNSGRHFLVRVGSNVRLLYKLGFSREVVGTVYLWPDRAARRSQPPLVLRLVVATGGKYPVYLLTSVGEEELSRGQVLDVYRRRWGVELFFRHLKQTYQRRKLRSTNAAHARLELEWSLLGLWSMALDAQVQATRVQLDPTQLSLAGVWRTYRRLMRDYRHPLARQQSLPHQLPQAVRDTYERANKSSRNYPRKKRPDPPAGSPEFLLATKSQIHRARYLTTAA; via the coding sequence ATGTCGCATCAAGACCCTAGTCGAAGTCAGCAAGGTCGAAGTCAGGTTGTCGTTGCCGAGTTCCAAGCGGATCAGCTCAAGCAGTCACTGGAGCGATTGCTCGGCGAGGGGGACTGGGGTGCGATTCGGTTTCGTGACGACTGCACGTGGGGCCCACGGCAATTGGCGGCCACGGCGTTGCTCTGGGCTTGGTCGGATGAACTCACGCTGGGGGACCGCTTCTTTGCTGCCCGCAGATTAGCTCAATTTCTGTTTGCGCCGCAACAGGAGTTTGCCAGTTCGGTGCAAGCCTTCATGAAGTTGCTGCTGCGTTGGACGGTGCTGCTGGTCGGCGTATTGCAGGTGACGTTTCGACGGCAGATGCAGCGTGCATTACCCACCCTTTGGCGAGTTCATGGCCTGGTCCTCTTCGGCATTGATGGCAGCCGAGTCGACGTGCCGCGAAGCAAGTCACACGAGGCGGCACATGCTCCGGTTCGCGATGGTAAGGGACGAAAACTCAAACGCAATCGTCGCCAGAAACCGCGCACCGCGATTCACTCGCGCAAGGCAAGCGTCCCGCAAATGTGGTTGACCCTGCTGTTTCACGTCGGCACAGGACTGCCTTGGTCGTGGCGAATCGGTCCGACCGGCAGTAGCGAGCGCGAGCATTGGTTGGCGATGCTCGACGAACTTCCGAGCAATGCCCTGATCACCGCCGATGCTGGCTTCGTGGGTTACGATTGTCTGCGCGCCGTTGTTAACAGTGGTCGCCATTTCCTGGTGCGAGTCGGTTCGAATGTGCGTCTGCTGTACAAGCTGGGCTTCTCCCGCGAAGTCGTTGGCACGGTGTATCTCTGGCCCGATCGTGCTGCCCGTCGCAGTCAGCCGCCGCTCGTGTTACGCCTCGTCGTGGCCACTGGTGGAAAGTATCCGGTCTACTTGCTCACCAGCGTCGGAGAAGAAGAATTATCGCGCGGGCAAGTCCTCGACGTTTACCGTCGTCGCTGGGGCGTGGAACTCTTCTTTCGCCACTTGAAGCAAACGTATCAGCGCCGCAAACTTCGCAGCACCAATGCCGCGCATGCGCGTTTGGAGTTGGAGTGGTCGCTGCTGGGACTATGGAGCATGGCGCTCGATGCTCAGGTCCAAGCGACGCGCGTACAACTAGATCCTACTCAACTCAGCCTAGCGGGCGTCTGGCGCACGTATCGGCGGCTGATGCGCGACTATCGACATCCGCTGGCTCGGCAACAATCGCTCCCCCACCAACTCCCTCAAGCAGTGCGCGACACCTACGAGCGAGCCAACAAATCCAGCCGCAACTATCCTCGCAAAAAACGTCCCGACCCGCCCGCTGGCTCTCCCGAGTTCCTACTCGCCACCAAGTCCCAAATCCATCGCGCCCGCTACCTCACGACCGCTGCCTAA
- a CDS encoding phenylacetate--CoA ligase family protein — MKPEVIPAAELESRVKTAKEKLDAHAYETVQWHFHDSTGSPFWLEKKRELKFDPLKEVKNFDDIKKFPEFEDEWLRGGPIDRWVPKGLAGQPVYVFETGGTTGIPKSRMVVTDHWTDYENFSDTLPDKYFPRGANWLMLGPSGPRRLRLAVEHLCQHRGGICFCVDLDPRWVVKLIKKGWMEHLEAYKDHCIDQALTVLEAGHDVKCMFTTPKLLDALCQALEKKGKSFADTGITGIFSGGTEFTPQFTRFCVEEYFGGPPEESGIYMTPTYGNTLMGLACSKPVSKEEGYKISYYAPQPRAVVEVVEFDNYNQPVGYGESGRVKLTTLTKEFFVPGFMERDEGEREQPYAAYPWDGVSGVKPWRGIASSTTVGVY, encoded by the coding sequence ATGAAACCGGAAGTGATTCCCGCAGCGGAATTGGAATCCCGCGTCAAGACAGCGAAGGAAAAACTCGACGCCCACGCCTATGAAACGGTGCAGTGGCATTTTCACGACTCGACGGGTTCCCCGTTTTGGCTCGAAAAGAAGCGCGAGCTGAAATTCGATCCGCTCAAAGAAGTGAAGAACTTCGACGACATTAAGAAGTTCCCCGAGTTCGAAGATGAATGGCTCCGCGGTGGTCCCATCGACCGCTGGGTGCCGAAGGGTTTGGCCGGCCAACCTGTCTATGTTTTTGAAACAGGCGGCACGACGGGCATTCCCAAGAGCCGCATGGTCGTGACCGATCACTGGACCGACTACGAAAACTTCAGCGACACGCTGCCGGACAAGTATTTTCCTCGCGGTGCCAACTGGCTGATGCTCGGCCCCAGCGGTCCGCGCCGCCTGCGTCTCGCCGTCGAACATCTCTGTCAGCATCGCGGCGGCATCTGCTTCTGCGTGGATCTCGATCCCCGTTGGGTCGTCAAGCTGATCAAGAAGGGATGGATGGAACATCTCGAAGCGTACAAGGACCACTGCATCGATCAGGCCCTAACCGTGCTAGAAGCGGGGCACGACGTGAAGTGCATGTTCACCACGCCCAAACTGCTCGACGCGCTGTGCCAGGCACTCGAGAAGAAGGGGAAGTCCTTCGCCGATACGGGCATCACCGGCATTTTCTCCGGCGGCACCGAGTTCACGCCGCAGTTCACGCGGTTCTGCGTCGAAGAATACTTCGGCGGTCCGCCCGAAGAGAGCGGCATCTACATGACGCCGACCTACGGCAACACGCTGATGGGCCTCGCCTGCAGCAAGCCCGTGAGCAAAGAAGAAGGGTACAAGATTTCGTACTACGCTCCTCAGCCCCGCGCGGTGGTGGAAGTTGTCGAGTTCGACAATTACAACCAACCTGTGGGCTATGGCGAGTCGGGCCGCGTCAAGCTGACCACGCTCACCAAGGAGTTCTTCGTTCCCGGCTTCATGGAGCGGGACGAAGGCGAGCGCGAACAGCCCTACGCTGCTTACCCCTGGGACGGCGTCAGCGGTGTGAAGCCCTGGCGCGGCATTGCCAGTTCCACGACGGTGGGAGTGTATTAG